The following coding sequences are from one Granulicella arctica window:
- a CDS encoding FecR family protein encodes MKNIQSIAKWFVSGMTGFCLIAAGGAFAHADVTPTARIVRLTYTEGYVRVDRHDASAGDPAQLNMPLIEGQSIVTGEDGQAEVEFEDGSVARVTPNSTVTLTHLSVDQGGNFNTQIGLAKGLAYFELRSAPKFAYSVDAGGDIISPAENTTLRVNLDEAPAAIAVLTGAAHVEHANGYKVDVPLGETFRGDISHEGQYFLTQEIAADTWDQWNESRDQIAADAAPKQTAERNGYAGSQGYGWSDLDANGSWFDVPGQGQVWQPNGGDAEDFDPYGNGSWMWYPGGGYLWASSYSWGWTPFRCGGWSYWDTFGWGWSPNSGCGGFGFAGYGGYGYGGGYGGYGGRGGYLNVILPPRRYPIHHPPGSGGTGNGPHPILTVHNGWNGSGGTRPVGQQPGFRHIAGVVATPVRPIGQSYTFRGGSVVGASLTRDFPVDRQTHTPVIGVQPARQGVQNGFVNSSNPTTVRQGGSQPGFRNGPQQGGLQPGFRSNPQQGVVQQGMRPVPQQGFRPSGQPTQGNFTRPTGGSGVQSSAPHYSAPAQSAPHYSAPAQSFSAPASHSSPAPSSSGGGGKK; translated from the coding sequence GTGAAGAACATTCAAAGTATTGCCAAATGGTTCGTGTCGGGCATGACCGGATTCTGCCTTATCGCTGCTGGCGGTGCGTTTGCCCATGCGGACGTAACTCCAACAGCCCGTATCGTGCGGCTTACCTATACGGAGGGCTACGTTCGCGTCGACCGGCATGATGCCAGTGCAGGTGATCCCGCGCAGCTCAACATGCCGCTGATCGAAGGGCAAAGCATTGTGACGGGGGAAGATGGTCAGGCTGAGGTGGAATTTGAGGATGGCAGCGTCGCGCGCGTGACGCCGAACAGCACTGTGACGCTTACGCATCTGTCTGTTGACCAGGGCGGCAACTTTAATACACAGATTGGGCTGGCCAAGGGGCTCGCCTACTTCGAACTGCGCTCGGCACCCAAGTTCGCCTACAGCGTCGACGCGGGTGGCGACATCATCTCTCCTGCAGAGAATACGACCTTGCGCGTCAACCTGGATGAAGCTCCGGCAGCGATAGCCGTCCTTACGGGCGCTGCTCATGTGGAGCATGCCAATGGCTACAAGGTCGATGTGCCACTCGGCGAAACCTTTCGAGGCGATATCAGCCATGAGGGCCAGTACTTCCTGACGCAGGAGATTGCTGCCGACACCTGGGATCAGTGGAACGAGTCGCGTGACCAGATCGCAGCCGATGCAGCTCCAAAGCAGACCGCGGAGCGCAACGGCTACGCAGGCAGCCAGGGTTATGGCTGGTCCGACCTGGATGCGAACGGAAGCTGGTTCGACGTTCCGGGACAAGGGCAGGTGTGGCAGCCAAATGGTGGCGACGCAGAGGACTTCGATCCGTATGGGAATGGGAGCTGGATGTGGTATCCCGGCGGCGGTTATCTCTGGGCGTCGTCATATTCGTGGGGCTGGACGCCGTTTCGCTGTGGCGGCTGGTCGTATTGGGACACCTTCGGCTGGGGATGGTCGCCTAACTCCGGCTGCGGTGGCTTTGGCTTCGCGGGATATGGCGGTTACGGCTATGGAGGTGGATACGGCGGATATGGCGGCCGTGGAGGATACCTCAACGTCATTCTGCCGCCGCGGCGCTATCCAATTCATCATCCTCCAGGTTCCGGTGGAACGGGCAACGGACCACACCCTATTCTGACCGTCCACAATGGCTGGAACGGCTCTGGTGGCACGCGACCAGTCGGGCAGCAGCCTGGCTTCCGGCACATCGCTGGAGTGGTCGCGACGCCGGTCAGGCCGATTGGGCAGTCGTACACGTTTCGAGGTGGGAGTGTCGTTGGTGCCTCGCTTACGCGGGACTTTCCGGTTGACCGGCAAACACATACGCCAGTGATCGGTGTTCAGCCTGCTCGTCAGGGTGTGCAGAACGGTTTCGTCAACTCGTCTAATCCGACGACGGTTCGACAGGGTGGCTCGCAGCCGGGCTTTCGCAACGGACCGCAGCAGGGCGGGTTGCAGCCAGGATTCCGCAGCAATCCTCAGCAGGGTGTTGTCCAGCAGGGAATGCGGCCTGTTCCGCAGCAGGGCTTCCGACCTTCAGGTCAACCAACGCAGGGAAACTTTACCAGGCCGACTGGCGGTTCCGGAGTGCAGTCGAGCGCTCCGCATTACTCGGCTCCGGCTCAGTCTGCACCGCACTACTCCGCTCCTGCGCAGTCGTTTTCAGCCCCAGCCTCACACTCGTCCCCGGCTCCATCCAGCAGCGGCGGAGGAGGGAAGAAGTAA